The Rosa rugosa chromosome 1, drRosRugo1.1, whole genome shotgun sequence genomic sequence GAAGAAGAGGTAAGGATTTGATGATTaattgggtgtgtgtgtttggtagggtggtaaggctttggtctctcatatgagaggtcaagagttctagccccatcaagggtgggagtggggtggggtttaaaaaaaaaaaaaaaaaggatttgaTGATTAATTGAATGAAGGCCACGTGCTATTAGCATTTGGCAAGTGAATGAAAAGGCAAAATTGCCACGTGTCAAGTGAGTAATTAATCAATGGGTAATCAACCCATAATTTCATTGTGTGCTGCACGTTTTGTGTCTTGGTTAATTAAGCAATTAACATATCCATAATTTTGTCCTTTCGTCGAAAACTCAAATCTTCACCATTTTCGCGCCATTCTTTTCTCGTTTTTGCAACTctgcttatttcctacaaaataaataaaagtagattaattacataataattaactcgaggatTAGCTTAGTTatagtattttagatataattacccCATAAAAATGCGTATAATCAAAGATCCCAGATTTGCAAACTTTCAATGAAGAATGATGAAGGAAAAATTCCCAGATTTGCAAAATCTCAATGAAGAACGATGAAGGAGAGATCTCCAGATTTGCAAAACTTCAATGAAGGAcctaaaacaacatgaaaataaATGGAGGACCTAAAAATAAATATCTAAATATTTGAATAATCTGGAAATTACaaaaattcaaatgtttgtaaatTTGGAATTTAATATAATTGGGATTCATATGGGACCCACCTAATATACCTCACACAGACGAGTTTTCCGTGTGAAAGTGATTTAGCAACGCTCGCAACACGTACAAATTCTGAATCCGTGACTGTACTGTGTGAAACTACCCATACACACAGATTTCCGTGTGTATTTCAATGTATTTACACAGAATCCATCCGTGTGGAAGTAcctgtttttctagtagtgtagGTTGGTGTAAtatgtgaagaagaagatagaaaaGTACGTACTTATAAGGACATATACGGGAGAGTACCGGGACATTGAATTTGAGATTGGGAGAGGTGAACTTACAACCCGTGTTCAGTGGCGGAAACAGGATTTGATCTTAGGGGGGGTCCAGACATATGTAAgttgaaagtaaaaaaaaaaaaaaaacaatagtataaaaataatttaaaaatctTGAGTCTTAACATCAGATTGTAGTAAGGTAGCACTAAATTCAGAGTTTTCGGgcgtttttcttttagtaaatCATGTATCAAGTGTCTTTTGTGTGGATGACTtacaaatcaaaagaaaaaaaaaattacatataaacaATGAGTATTCAACAAAATCAATCGTAAAAAaataagccaaaaaaaaaaaatcaatctaacaaagcaaaatgaaagaatggaaaaaaatataatataacaaaaaataaataaaggtatCGGACCTTTTTGCTTTGCCTGGTgcgagagagaaaaaaattaggTTACAGAATTTGCAAACCACCAACCCCAATATATAGAATAAAAGCTGTCAAAATcctaatgatatatgaatatttattaatttttgttttgactTTCTTCTCTTATCCTAAATTCctaattaaaattaatattttttaacCTGACAAAGTGACAATCACGTGGGTTAGAGAATGGGGGAGGTGGGGGTTAGAatattatatatttatgtgtACAATTCAATTTAGAAGGGGGGTCCAGCCGTTGCACATACACATAAATCAATAGTTTAATTAATAATAGACATATAATATTATATATCTGCCAAAAAGCTGAGGGGGGTCCGGACCCCGTCAGACCGAATGACGGGTCCGCCCCTGCCCGTGCTAATGTTTTACTCTTCTTCTATAGAGTCCATTTTTTAACTtggatttttctctatttttcgGTAGAAGTTTTCAAATTGTATCTTCATGGAAAAAGTGACGAGTACGTTAAAACACATTAGGCGTGTACAAGTGGGTATATGCATGAAAGTAACAAGGATTGGACATTTGCCTTTTGGGTTCATgtttgtgattgtgattgtgattgtgattgttTAGATTTGTTAATTAGTGTCATAGAGGTTGTATTAAGCTTATTTACATGTTATGTTTGCCAAATTATTCAACAGATTTATACTCACATATTTAATACCTTCACATGTCTCAAATCTAATACGTACATACTAATGAAGGGAGATGATATtatcttccaaaaaaaaaacccctagGGTAGCGCTATGTGTGCAGCCACCAAACCGAACAAACAAAGCGACCTCCATAGCCATTCCTTTGATCCCAAACCCGTCAACATGTCCAACTTTGATGCTGTAACGTCATCCTTTGCTGCATCACTTGCGCTTGCTAGCAGTGATGTGGTGGATGTCTCACGAGCCTCGAATGGAATCCAGAGACGAGCTAAGCAATCCTTTCTGTTGGAACGTCCTCTGGATGAAGAAACCGGCCTCTTTGAAACGTTTTTTCCGGCGAGTATGGGTCCTTGATAAGgatttcaagattcaagagagGGCTCCAAATCGTTTTGTCCTGGCATTTGATCTGCGTAAGGACCGTAACAAGATTTTGAAGGGTGGACCATGGCGATTTAATCAGGCTTTGGTTGTGCTTCAGGAGTATGATGGCATCAAGGCTATTGAAGAGGTTAATCTGACTGTCCTCTTCTTCTGGGTTCGAATTAGCAACATACCGCCATTGTTTGAAGAGCCTGACATGATCAGAAATATTGCTTCGATGGTTGGTAAGTACCTTGAATTGGATGATAAACTCTTTGCAAATATGGGCAAGGTTAGGGTTCATGTGGCACATGACATTTCGAAACCCTTTTTCCTcatgaaaaccctaaaactggcGCCTGGGGTTGAGGTTGAGATTTCGTATTTTTTTGAAAATCTGGTGGGCAAGTGTGATCATTGTAATCTGATTTACCATGAGGGAGACCATTGCCCTTTGCTTGGTAGCCATGCTACAACAGGTACAGGACGTGGAGTTGGAGAATAGAGGAAGGAATTTGTTGGTCCTTTTCTAGGGTTTGCTGCTAACACTTTTGTAGATGGAACCTTTCGTTTTCAAGGTGTGCAAACACCTATTCTGCCATCTATCTGCAGGTCTCTAGTCCAACCCAAGGAAGCATCTAAAGCACGCAAGCCTATCATACTACGTAACAGAGCCGCCCTAAATCCCACAGAGATGGAGAAGGAAGTGCACCAACCCTTGGCGTTGGCAGTGATTGCAGCTCCAGACCTGGAGGTACAAGCTGTTGTACTCAACGCTCCAAGTGAATGCATGGAGCTTGAGAAAGAATTAGTGTCTGCAACAGCCCGAAAGCTTCTAAAGATACAAGTATAGCAGCGCTGGTTGAAGAAGGTAACAAAGAGAGTAGGGGTGACAAGCGTCAACTCCCCCTTCTCCTGCTACATCTCCCCAAAAGCTAAAGATCCTACTGCCGGAGTTATTCAAACTGCTTCTGCCTGATATCCAAGCAAAGAAGCAAAAAATGCCTATGTTTACAAGTAAGTTCTCTGCCAGGTCCTTGGGTATAGTTGAAGCTCCTGGAAATATTTTAGTGCCTAAAGATTTCATGCCAACAAGCTCtggaacaaagaagaaaagaggaaggcCTCTGGGATCAAGGAATAAAAATCCCCCAAAGTCAAAGAAGGTTGCGGATGCGCAAGAGACTTGTTTTGCTTATCTCtccaaacctcctagcccaactgttaagggcaaggagaaaatttagtttTTGTCTTTTTCTAAACTTTGCCTAATTGCTATGCGGTACTTTTCATAGTTATTAGGCTcgcttttaaataagtgagcactggttgtctaatgggtggtgctagcataccacgtcctaaacttgtcataggtatggcaagggaaggtatgtatccgtgtcattctggcttgagttgaatgaatTGATGATTTGGTTCAAAAATTATTCAACAGATTTCATTTATTTGTATTAGAGACTATATGCGTTTTTAATTTGTGAGTATTCTTCATCTTTAATACTTTCagaacaagaaattaaaaaataaaaaaaaagagaaggtaACAAACGAGTAATATTTATCCTCATCGAATATTATTATTAATctatattattaagagaagagagtttgtcaaccaaatcaaaaaattttaccaaaatatccctcctatattaaaaaacttttacACTGAAAAATTCGAGAAGGACAAAAAAgccaattcacaaaataaaagaaatttaataaaatagtacaaatacaaaaataaaaatggtggATCAGTTTTCTCCAAATTATGTAAACTAACTGCCTAGTAGTTCTAATTTTACTAATAACTAGGAATAGAAAATCTCGAGAGAGAAAACTAGGGCAGAAAACACCGCACAAGCTTGGTCGAGGGATAGCCGAATTCCTCTCGTCCGGCGGTGCTCTGCATTGGCATGGGGCTTGCCTCGTTGTCGTTGTGAGGCTGCCAGACGGGTGTTGGTGGTCGAGGGTTCTCTGGCCTCTAGGATTTGCAGTACTCGAAGCCGATAACGGGATCTAGTTTCGTTCTGGTTCGAAGCCTCTAGGTGGCTTGGGCAATCGTGGTTCCGATTCAAGGGGCGGCGTGAGCTGGTGTTGGGTCCAGGCGGCGGCGACAATGGCACAACGTCTTTTGCCGGAGTGCGATTGACCTTTTCTGGGGCATATGGGATCCGTTTCCAGTTGGATCAGGTCTGGTGCTTTCAGGGTTCGTTGATGGCCTCTCGGTGGTGGCAGCGTGGTGTTGGCGGGGTTCCTTGAAGCTGGGCGGTGGCAACATGATTGCGGCATGGCGTGGAAGCGATGGCTGCTTGCTGCGTGCGTGCGTCGGTCTCAGCGttgggaggtggaggtggaactCGGTTGGGCCAGCTGTTGAGCCCAGGGTGCTGTGATTCTTTGGGCTAGTTGGACTCTTATTtaggttttcctttttttagttttttttttaggtcTTTCAGGGGCATTCTAGTGGATTTTTTCCTATCTAGTTTAGTATTGGGTCTTGGTCTTGTCGACTTAAGTCTCagtgtctctagttgtacaccaattgaggtctctaggagACTAGATTCACTGGTTCAGAGTTAGGTTGGGAGGGCCGGTTCCTTCTATTTTATTTAGTtattctagcgcctccggcgtagtaccaaagggggatcccACTATGTCTACGTTGTTttcaatgtcaaatgagtgacctagttttatgtatcactgtgggtactactacatcttcttgtctgtctagatAGCAGCGAAAGGGTATGTAAGGGTCATTCTGGCTTctgatcaatatattggctactgccttctttaaaaaaaactgCCCAATAGTTCTCCACACTCATAGGGTGTTTTTGACATCTAGTTTTATATAATCACAACTAACAAGACAGTCTATGAAGCAGGGAATCAAGAACCAAGGATGGCCATGTTGAACTTTTTCATAACAAGCATCACCAGCAAACAAATTGTTATATGAGGTCACAAGCTGCCCAATCCTATAGTTTGGTTTGATCGTGTTCCGCGAGATGCAGTTActgcttttaattttgatctGTTAGGTTATGGCTGCCCTAGAGACTTCTCCTTgtaatatttctttttcttctccaaaaaaataataaataaataaaataaaataaaaaattgttatATAAGATCGACGATTGGACATAAATTTAAAGTGGGGCAATTGATTTTGATCCCTTAGCAAGTCTAGATACGTGGCTTTTTCAAGGTTTAATTGCCACAattatcccaaaaaaaaaagggtttagtTGATACAAATTAAACTTTTACTGGTTGAAGATCGACTGTCTTACAATTGGTCCTCTTAGTCTTTAATTGATCTATTTTAATGAGACTAAAGGTAATTGATATCTCAATGATTTAAGAAGAAAACAGCGGTAATCAAAAGAATCAGTTTCAAAGAAGTTACAGggaaaccactgcaagtggcctagtggttcttgcctagttgagtgtgctccccaacctagattcgaaccccgaagctgtcaaagtggccaggcactgtgctgcaatgcacagttggagcatttcacatgcgttGAAGGGgcttatcttgggcctaggaagcctttgggttctctttgacaaaatcaaaaaaaaacaaaaaaagttacAGGGAGTCTCTTGTAACTCTGCACAAACcttgcaatgcacagttggagcattacACATGCGTCAAATGGGCTTATCTTGGGCCTAAGAAGACTTTGGGTTCCGCttgacaaaatcaaaaaaaaaaaagttacggGGAGTCTCTTGTAACTCTGCACAAACCTTACACAGTTACATGCAAAGATGGAGGAAATTATTGAACGAATCGAATATGCAAAAGCTTAATTACATACAAAAAGAAACGGTTGCATTTCAATTACATCTACCCAAAGAGAGTTTTGCGACACCAGACCTGTATCGTCAACACATACTGAACTTGTTATCCATAGCTGAAGTGAGAAATTTGTTCACAATGGGGCGTGCCTTACACATAGCTTCCAAGGGCACCGCTTTAGGCATGGTGAGTCCTTTCCCTTCTTTCATGTCAATCTCTTTTTCACCAACTCTCTCCCATTCAAAGCATTGAATTAACGACCCCAAAGTCAAGCCTACCACACGTTGAGCCAGACCCGCTCCGGGGCAAGCCCTTCGTCCGAGCCCAAACGACATGAGCTTGTGCGACTCATCACCACCGTTTTCAAACCTCTCAGGCTTAAAGCTTTCGGGATCCTCCCACAGCGCGGGGTCTCTATGTAGAGCCCATGCATTGATCAACACCATTGTGTCGCGTGGCACGTCAAACCCGCCGACGGTGCAGTAATCAGATGAAAGATGCGGCAGTAGAAGTGGGGCAGCAGGGTAGAGTCGGAGAGTCTCGGACACGATGCTTTGTAGGTAAGGCAGTTTTGGGACATCAGGCTCGTCCACTACGCGATCTGGACCGAGATGAGAATCCAATTCCGCTCTAGCCTTCTTCAATACATGCGGGTGGTTAAGAAGATTGGACATAGCCCATTCCAATGTAACTGCTGACGTATCAGTACCCGCCAATAGCAATACCTGAAAATGAACATCTACTTCATGAATATATATGATTGATTAAGAAATTCAAATAGTGCTAAGTTGCTAACACTACCTCTAAGATCAAAACTTTTATTTCTATGTAGTGTAAGATAGAATTTTGTACTAATTACCACTATAATCCCCTTGATGATTTGGTCAGTGTAGTACTCTGGCTGTGACTCTTGCAGAGAAAGCAAATGATCAATCATGGTGTTTCTCTTAATCCCTCTATGCTCATCAATCAAACCTTGAAGAAACGCATCAGTCCTCTTCCCCAACTCCCTCACCTTCTTCTCGTACCCACCAGCTCCAGTCCAATTCAAGATCGGCAAGAAATCCGCCGGATTCGCCGCCCCGCCGTACGCAATAGCCTCCGTCATGATCTCCCTGAACTGCTTGGCCTTCTCTTTGTCCGAGACGTAGACGTCGTCGCCGTAGTACCTCTTCCCCGCCACCATCGTCATTATGATGTTGAAGGTGAGCTCGTTAAACATGGACTTCATTTCCACCCTGGTGAAGTCTCCGGAACTCGAGTTCTGAGCCAGCTTACGGACCAAGTGCTTGACCTCGTCTTTTCTGATGGTGGAGAACATGTTGAGACGCTGAGATGAGAAGATCTCGATGGCGCCGATGCGGCGGAGGTTGCGCCAATGGTCGCCGTACGGGGAGACGACGACGGTGGACCAGTTGTAGCCGATGTACTTGCCCAGGAGGAGGCGGGGGCGGTTGGCTAGGACGACGTCGTTTTTGGTGAAGCATTCTTCGACAGCGGAGGGGGAGGAGACTATGACCACGCGGCGGGAGCCGAACCAGAGAGAGAAGATGGGGCCGTAGGTTTGGGAGAGGCGGTGGAAGGTGCGGTGGACTGGAGGTTTGAGGAGGTGGAGGTGGCCGAGGATCGGAAGTGAAGATGGGGTTGGCGGGAGGTTTTTGTAACGGCGGTGTTTGGATTGGAAGAGGAACTTGAAGGTGAAGAGTAGGAAGATGAGTGACAGAGACGTGTAGAACCAGATGTCTTCCATTGTTGATTATGAGATGTGAAGAAGGTTGGGGGTGATTATTTATAAGTAAAGATAAGTAACGCATGCGCAAGTAAAGACGAGAATAGTCTGGGTAGATTTATATTATGACATCATGTGGATGCAGTGTTTTAGGCAGAGGAGTGTTGAGTTTGATAGGGGTGAGCGCGGTGCGGTTTGGTtcggtttgaggcccaaaccgcAATCAAATAGTTTTTTTCGGTTGGTctatatatcaaaccgcaaccgcattacaaaagggctgaaccgattatttcggttacaccatttttcggtgcggtgcgggtcggtttcggtttggagtgatttattaatttcaactagaaagagagGGTTAAAATCAGACTTATTTTTACCTAACAATTTCAATaaggcataaataaattttgaatgcatttagagtccacaTAAACCGGcaaatgtcacccaaatatcaagcaattgcaacttgcagaaagaccatagcaacttattacacacacacacacacacacacacatatatatatatatatatcaataatcaagcaaacataacaacttattacaaactgaaaacctaatcaaaaatggatttcttatatattgaaaaccaacatttccatcaatagagaaataataaataaataaaatgtaattaaaataaattcggtgtgggtcggtttaaatcgggcggtttatgacccgaaaccgcaaccgaaccgcttttatacggttcggtgcggtgtgaTCATAAAACGACACCGTTTTAGTTCGGTGCGGTGCAGGTCGGTAACCGCATTTCGGTACAAAATGCCCACCCCTAGAGTTTGATATGCATGGACGCGCGGCATGGTTCTTCTTTCAGAGTCGTAAAATGTGTTGTTTTCTTTCGCTCTTCTGAAATTATGGTCATCTTCAACTTGGATATTGATGGCAAAATGAGTAAATGACAGTGCATTCCGGTATATATTgctatttgtttgttttcatcttACATTTAAGTGGTTGGaagtcgctcccaaacgggcaTGGATGGGATCATTTGGCTTCCTGTAGGATTTAGAGTAGGATGTGATGATTTCGATGGTTTTTAAGTGAAGTGGTCGGTGGATTGTGGAGAAAATTAGGTGGGCGTTTATGcggatttttattttattttaagtttattataaaatatataagtgtttatttaaaacaaaatactATAGTTCCCAATGATTGATTGaaaatatggaaaaaaaaagaatatcacaaatggtcactcaacttttacctattcgacactttggtcactcaccttttaaatatatcactttccttttaaatatatcactttggtcactcaactttaactatgttattcactttagtcactttggtaatttttttcattaaaaaaaaattatttgccacaatagtAATGATATTTTCGTCTAACCAATTataaaaaattgagaaatctgtATTAGAATGAGTGGGAGAAGTGATtgaagtgagataaaatgccacttgggtgactaaagtgattaataaagtaatagttgagtgaccaaagtgatatatttgaaaattgagtgaccaaagtgtcggaTGAGTCATAATTGAGTGACCATCTATAGAATTCTCCCTATGGGAAAAATGTTAAGCATATAATGAATACTTACAAATCAAAAATTAGTTCTTAAGCATttgatataaaaaataaaactattCTAAATATTTTTCATAAAACCGAGATCGAGAATAGTCGAGGCGGGTAGCCATTTTATAATGCCCAGGCATTGCCTAAGCTGCAGCCCAAAGGAATCTACTCTCAGCGGGTGGCCATTTTGTTGTGCCTAGGCAATGCCTAAGCGGCAGCCCAGAGGAATTTTTAGAACACTGTCAATTTTAAAGGGTATTGTAATATTAACAAAGATTTATATCTTTTCCAATGTTTTAAGTatatcaaaataacataaattttacttgaaattttttagtttttctgtatttatcaaattttcaaatgatatttgattattttttcaatatttttgtgaaaataaattatgtgtttaaggacacctagttTGTGTGTCTGGACCAAACTCTGATTACTTGTCTGAGTTACTAACCCTGTTAGTTTTACCGATATCTACGGAGATATTTCAATCATTGTATGATTCAGTTACCTTGTAAGACGCTGgttgtaatcttctatataaagaggcccctattatcattgaaagcacaactcattctctcccaatttagttttcctaaaacacgttatcagcacaaatccttaaccctgaaacaaatagccaaaacctaaatccgaatacaaaaccttgaaaccctttctTCCTATGCCGCACACCTTGAATACCTTGACCCCAgaagtccagaaccggcggcggaatcCCAAGAACTGGCCAGAAAAGTACCGAACCGGCCCCTGGAAGCATAAATCAATCCTCCACCAGTTCGCCGCCTTCCGGACCTCTTCTTGCCACCAAACTTTGTCAGTAGCAGCGTCTTGACCGGAGGATTCCAGAAGCGGTCAAATTAttccaagaaccggccggaaaagcaTAGAATTGGCCTCCAAAGCCACTGAACCGAATCTGTTAGCCTTGGTTGGATAGCCTCGCCAGCGCACCCTTGTGCCTG encodes the following:
- the LOC133721428 gene encoding cytochrome P450 81E8-like, with protein sequence MEDIWFYTSLSLIFLLFTFKFLFQSKHRRYKNLPPTPSSLPILGHLHLLKPPVHRTFHRLSQTYGPIFSLWFGSRRVVIVSSPSAVEECFTKNDVVLANRPRLLLGKYIGYNWSTVVVSPYGDHWRNLRRIGAIEIFSSQRLNMFSTIRKDEVKHLVRKLAQNSSSGDFTRVEMKSMFNELTFNIIMTMVAGKRYYGDDVYVSDKEKAKQFREIMTEAIAYGGAANPADFLPILNWTGAGGYEKKVRELGKRTDAFLQGLIDEHRGIKRNTMIDHLLSLQESQPEYYTDQIIKGIIVVLLLAGTDTSAVTLEWAMSNLLNHPHVLKKARAELDSHLGPDRVVDEPDVPKLPYLQSIVSETLRLYPAAPLLLPHLSSDYCTVGGFDVPRDTMVLINAWALHRDPALWEDPESFKPERFENGGDESHKLMSFGLGRRACPGAGLAQRVVGLTLGSLIQCFEWERVGEKEIDMKEGKGLTMPKAVPLEAMCKARPIVNKFLTSAMDNKFSMC